From a single Calothrix sp. NIES-2098 genomic region:
- a CDS encoding 3-dehydroquinate synthase: MTSVIKVNLPQQSYEIAISPGSLDRLGEQMSSLKLGKKVLLVSNPTIFKHYGARAIASLKTAGFEVANSILPAGERYKNLNSIQKLYDAALENRLERSSTIVALGGGVIGDMAGFAAATWLRGINVVQVPTTLLAMVDSAIGGKTGVNHPQGKNLIGAFHQPRLVLIDPEVLKTLPVREFRAGMAEVIKYGVIWDAELFAQMEASKHLNQLRYIKPELIDAILTCSCQAKADVVSKDEKEAGLRAILNYGHTIGHAVESLTGYRVVNHGEAVGIGMVAAGQIAVELGMWQKEDTERQNALIQKASLPTQLPSGLDIAAIVDALQLDKKVKAGKVRFVLPTQIGVVTVTDEVPAETIRQVLQGM; the protein is encoded by the coding sequence ATGACTTCTGTAATTAAAGTGAATCTACCACAGCAATCTTATGAGATTGCGATCTCACCTGGAAGCTTAGATCGACTGGGCGAACAAATGAGCAGTTTGAAGTTAGGTAAGAAGGTACTGCTGGTTTCTAATCCGACGATTTTTAAACATTATGGCGCAAGAGCGATCGCATCTTTAAAAACGGCAGGATTTGAAGTGGCTAATTCCATCTTGCCCGCAGGCGAACGCTACAAAAACCTCAACTCGATTCAAAAACTCTACGATGCAGCTTTAGAAAACCGCTTAGAACGTTCCTCCACGATTGTGGCTTTGGGTGGTGGTGTAATTGGTGATATGGCTGGCTTTGCGGCTGCAACTTGGTTGCGGGGTATTAACGTGGTGCAAGTTCCCACCACACTTTTAGCAATGGTAGATTCAGCTATTGGTGGTAAAACGGGTGTCAACCATCCCCAAGGTAAAAACTTGATTGGGGCGTTCCATCAACCGCGCTTAGTATTAATTGATCCAGAGGTGTTGAAAACTCTTCCTGTACGGGAATTCCGGGCGGGAATGGCAGAGGTAATCAAGTACGGTGTAATTTGGGATGCGGAATTATTTGCCCAAATGGAAGCGAGTAAACACCTAAATCAACTCCGCTACATTAAACCAGAACTCATCGACGCTATCTTAACTTGCTCCTGTCAAGCTAAAGCCGATGTCGTCAGTAAAGATGAAAAAGAAGCTGGACTGCGGGCAATTCTCAACTATGGTCACACCATCGGTCATGCAGTGGAAAGCTTGACTGGTTATCGTGTAGTCAATCACGGTGAAGCTGTGGGTATTGGCATGGTAGCAGCCGGACAAATTGCTGTAGAACTGGGAATGTGGCAAAAAGAAGATACAGAACGTCAAAACGCTTTAATTCAGAAAGCAAGTTTACCGACGCAGTTACCATCTGGACTGGATATTGCAGCAATTGTTGACGCACTACAACTAGATAAAAAAGTGAAAGCGGGTAAAGTCAGATTTGTTTTACCAACACAAATTGGTGTAGTCACAGTTACCGATGAGGTTCCAGCAGAGACTATTCGGCAAGTATTGCAGGGAATGTAA
- a CDS encoding NUDIX hydrolase — MSESDRQKTIIQAGQKVNFVDLGNSFLPAFEKVTSVLVVPFTQDGSMVCALLERGLDLPGGHVQIDELTCEQTARREVMEEVGVSLGELKLVKVLQSDYYGSEPEQLTYIVVMTGFVEDILSDNYIHESLGRSIINIEEFISQYQAGNKEDMRSIVLDAKRLLFDSCDRTSTY, encoded by the coding sequence ATGAGTGAGAGCGATCGCCAAAAAACTATCATCCAAGCAGGACAGAAAGTAAATTTTGTAGATTTGGGTAATTCTTTCTTACCTGCATTTGAAAAGGTTACAAGTGTTTTGGTTGTGCCTTTTACTCAGGATGGTTCAATGGTATGCGCTCTCCTGGAACGTGGGCTAGACCTTCCTGGAGGCCACGTGCAGATAGATGAATTGACCTGCGAACAAACCGCCAGACGTGAGGTGATGGAGGAAGTTGGCGTTAGTTTGGGTGAATTAAAACTTGTGAAAGTTCTCCAGTCTGACTATTACGGTAGCGAACCGGAGCAATTGACATACATCGTAGTGATGACTGGATTTGTTGAAGATATACTTTCTGACAACTACATTCACGAAAGTTTAGGTAGAAGTATTATTAATATTGAGGAATTTATCTCACAATATCAAGCTGGCAATAAAGAAGATATGCGCAGCATTGTCCTAGATGCTAAAAGATTACTTTTTGACAGTTGCGATCGCACATCAACTTATTAA
- the petL gene encoding cytochrome b6f complex subunit PetL — translation MFAVVAYIGFLALFVGIASGLLFGLRAAKIL, via the coding sequence ATGTTTGCAGTGGTAGCTTATATCGGTTTCTTGGCTTTGTTTGTTGGTATCGCATCTGGTCTGCTGTTCGGTCTGCGCGCAGCCAAGATACTTTAA